One genomic segment of Arachis duranensis cultivar V14167 chromosome 4, aradu.V14167.gnm2.J7QH, whole genome shotgun sequence includes these proteins:
- the LOC107484502 gene encoding uncharacterized protein LOC107484502 has product MEQEEEKVSNAFIPSSLSSFDLEQVLHALPSNALNHLFSLGVCVRCVLRLFGIKGPICASVDNGSENPLDSTTSNEAKLCNICLGILQFRFYDDREKRVLQKDTAYDVALLIADMVKQERYQFDTFSLEVSIPPLILQNETSVWSYMQKKYGSEPWFQEKLHTGCISIKDALKFSLINPLENLLGCKSSLCPFRIRLTYTHTKALEGVAKCSENDGSCKRRKTGESDLIGQRPLSSTVEIESFDSSKLFLKSASEPCHFSYNCSRTPFYFGGRYLKYSRNVSQTRWIIDDERMGEASVEEIIGTKVLQACRGDNYKFHAAGREDIDVRMLGPGRPFILEVQNTRLVPTEQCANNIEKMINEVENKLVRVKNLKLVGSDGWNLMREGEAEKQKQYAALVWTSRPLKDEDFQQVSSLKDLKVVQRTPIRVLHRRSPLEREKIIHWMKIETVAGSSQYFLLHLCTQAGTYIKEFVHGDLGRTHPSIGSILGCRAEILQLDVTDIKMECFLT; this is encoded by the exons ATGGAGCAGGAGGAAGAAAAAGTTTCGAATGCCTTCATTCCCTCGTCGTTGTCGTCCTTCGATTTGGAACAAGTGCTCCACGCTCTACCTTCCAACGCCCTCAACCACTTGTTCTCCCTCGGC GTATGTGTCCGCTGCGTCCTTCGTCTCTTTGGTATCAAAGGCCCAATCTGTGCCTCAGTTGATAACGGTTCCGAAAACCCTCTAGACTCAACCACTTCCAACGAAGCTAAACTCTGCAACATTTGCTTAGGGATTCTGCAGTTCAGGTTTTACGATGACAGAGAGAAAAGAGTGTTGCAGAAGGATACTGCTTATGACGTGGCACTCCTCATTGCTGACATGGTTAAGCAAGAGAGATACCAGTTCGATACCTTCTCACTTGAAGTTTCCATTCCTCCTCTTATCCTTCAAAACGAAACCTCTGTTTg GTCATATATGCAAAAGAAATATGGATCTGAACCTTGGTTTCAAGAAAAGCTACACACTGGATGTATCTCTATAAAGGATGCTTTGAAGTTTTCTCTAATAAATCCTCTTGAAAATCTATTG GGTTGTAAATCAAGTTTGTGCCCTTTCCGGATTCGTTTAACATACACTCACACCAAAGCATTGGAAGGTGTTGCCAAATGTTCTGAAAATGATGGGAGTTGCAAGAGAAGAAAAACAG GTGAATCCGATTTGATTGGACAGAGGCCTCTTAGCAGTACAGTAGAAATTGAATCCTTTGACAGCTCCAAGTTATTTCTGAAAAGT GCAAGTGAACCTTGCCATTTTAGTTACAATTGCTCCAGGACACCATTCTATTTTGGTGGGAGATACCTGAAG TATTCACGGAATGTGAGTCAAACACGCTGGATCATTGATGATGAAAGAATGGGGGAAGCATCAGTTGAG GAAATAATTGGTACAAAGGTCCTTCAAGCATGCCGTGGTGATAACTATAAGTTTCATGCTGCTGGAAGAGAGGATATTGAT GTCCGAATGTTGGGTCCTGGTAGGCCATTTATTCTTGAGGTGCAAAACACACGGCTTGTCCCAACTGAACAGTGTGCAAACAACATAGAGAAAATGATTAATGAAGTGGAAAATAAATTG GTGAGGGTGAAAAATCTGAAACTTGTTGGCAGTGATGGCTGGAACCTTATGCGAGAAGGTGAAGCAGAGAAGCAG AAGCAATATGCTGCTTTAGTGTGGACTTCTCGTCCTCTGAAGGATGAAGATTTTCAACAAGTATCTTCACTAAAAGATTTG AAAGTTGTGCAGAGGACCCCAATAAGGGTGCTTCATCGTCGCAGTCCTCTAGAGCGTGAAAAGATTATTCATTG GATGAAAATCGAGACAGTTGCTGGAAGTTCCCAATATTTTCTTTTGCATCTATGTACTCAG GCTGGGACCTACATCAAGGAATTTGTTCATGGCGATCTTGGACGCACCCATCCCAG CATCGGATCTATCTTGGGTTGTAGAGCTGAAATTTTGCAACTTGATGTCACAGACATCAAAATGGAATGCTTCCTAACATAG